In Pyrus communis chromosome 11, drPyrComm1.1, whole genome shotgun sequence, the sequence AACTTGTACCGATCAGCTAAATTTAGTAGCAATCACAACGTTTTCATTCCCTACTTGACTGCGAATTAACTACGACTGCCAGATTAATAAGCATTGCTCTTAAAATGATACTTATTAAACTTAATCTTCTTCTTAATTAACACGAAACTGCAGATAATCACCCAAACCAAACTTTTATTCAGTATATAAAGCAAAGTACACACACTTGGAACAAACATTTCAAATTATATGATCTAATTACACAATTTCAACTCGCTTTTACTCCGAAACAATCGACTTTCACACATGTTTCCCCGACTTCTTGCTAATATGTTATTCATGTACTATGCCTACGATGTTTCTGAATCAACCAAATTAACTTATTAGGAGCAAAAGTCACTGTCAATTGCAGTAGGAAAGTCCGCTGCAAGACGTATACTCACATCTCACAGAAAGACGCATCTAACAGAACTGTGCTGAGACAATATCGACACTGACGTGCTGCCAGATTTGCTGAGAATTATATTAATGTCAATGTGTGTCATGGATGGTGAACCTGGAAGGTTCAGACTGTAATAATTTCTGATCTTAATTATAATACTTCAAAATCTCCCCCTTTCCAAGCCTTACGGGAAGGCTTTTATATGTACATCACATTAACAACTTTACATATTAAATTACTAGGTGACAGCATGTACACCCATCCCTCAGCACTATCTATACACCTTTACATATTAAACTACACACACATGCAGCAGCACCATCTGCTGTCTTCTGACAGCAGCTTTAGCAGTAACCAAGCACGCATGGGAATACCAAGCACGCATGGGAATACTTCGGACAGCACACATGCACCTGCACATTCCTTCCTGCTGTTCATGAGTCAGTAAATGCTTGCTGTGCTGTCTGTACAGTTTGGCCTGCTGTCCTTCTTCCAATACTTGGGTTAACAAGAACAGCTTGAGCTTGACTTCGTCTAACACCCCCCCGCAAGCTAACAGGTTGAGGAGCAACTGGAAGCTTGGACACCAACAAATTGAAGCGAGACGAAGACAGACCTTTGGTAAATAAATCTGCAAGCTGATCTTgtgaacaaatataattaaccaaCAGTTCACCACGAACCACTTTCTCCCTGACATAGTGATAATCAACCTCTAAATGTTTGGTTCTAGAATGGAACACTGGATTGGAAGCAAGAGCAATTGAAGACACATTGTCACACCACATTTGAGGTCGAGTAAGATGTAACTGCAAGTCCCGAAATAAAGACCTCAACCACGAAAGCTCAGCTGCGGTGTAGGCAAGTTGCCTATACTCGGCCTCAGCACTCGATCGagaaacagttttatgtttttttgaaCTCCATGAAACCAGATTTGAACCAAGATAAATACAAAACCCCCCAGTGGAATGCCGAGTATCCGGATTCCCAGCATAGTCCGCATCTGAAAAAGCAGAAAGATGAGTAGTACCTGGCTTGTAAAGGAGACCATGACTATGCGTCGTCTTCAAGTATCGTAGAATCCGTTTGACTGCCATCCAGTGAAGAGTTGTTGGAGCATGCATAAACTGGCATACTTGGTTAACTGCATAAGATAAATCGGGACGAGTTATCGTTAAGTATTGTAGAGCACCGACAACACTACGATACATTTCTGGTTTATCAAACGGATCTCCAACATATGCACTGAGTTTTTGACCAGAAGACATGGGTGTAGAAATCGGTTTGGCATCAGTGAAATGTGTGTGTGACAATAAGTCAAGAGCATACTTGGATTGGCACAAATGCATTTGATTTCCATCGTACTTAACCTctacacccaaaaaataattaagtagtCCCAAATCCTTCATGGAAAACAAAGTACCCAGCTTTTGAATTAACTGAATGATGTGAGAAGAACTGTTGCCAGTAATCAGAATATCATCCACGTAGATGAGCAGGATAAGATACACCCCTTTTTGGTTGAACACAAACAAACTATAATCACAAGTTGATTCCTGAAAACCAAGTTGAAGCAGGAAATCTGAAAACCTCTGAAACCATGCCCTCGGAGCCTGTTTAAGACCGTAAATGCTCCGTTGAAGTTTACAAACATGATTGGGTAACTGTTGATCAACAAAACCCGACGGTTGACGCATGTAAACTTCTTCGTTCAAGAAACCATGCAGAAACGCATTTTGGACGTCAAGCTGCCTAACTTGCCAACCTTTGGAAACtgcaagacttaaaacaagCCTAATGGTGCTGTGTTTAACCACAGGACTAAAGGTCTCATTATAATCCACACCAGCCTTCTGATGAAAACCATTTGCGACAAGGCGAGCCTTGTAGCGCTCAATTGTTCCATCTGCATGTCTTTTCAATTTGAACACCCATTTATTTGGGAGCAAATTCATCTTTGGATGAAACGGGACCAAACTCCACGTGCCACATCGTTGTAGCGCATTAAATTCCTGTACCATGGCATTTCTCCATTCCTGAGACTTGACAGCTTGACTGAAACAAGTTGGTTCAATTGGAAACTGATCAACAGTTACATGCATAGCATATTTAGGGTTAGGTTTTTGGATGCCAGACTTTGATCGTGTAGTCATTCGATGGTCATTATTTTCTGGCAGCACTTGTACTGATTCCATGGATACCACAGCTTGTTCATGTGAAGGTATGGGTGATGACAGAGGTAAGGCCGACACGGGTGTAGTAGAGGGTGGACTGGATGAGTCAATTGAAGGATTGGGGACAGGTTCAGACGGTGCAGTGGAGGGTAAGGAAAGAATTTCATTAGAAGGACAATTTTGACGGGGAGGAATAACAGGTACATTAGGTGAGTGAGATAAAGGAGACGTGCTAATatcatcaaaattaaataataccACGGGAGAGTTAAATGTACCTGAATCGACGACATTTTCTGAGGTAGATGTGAGTCCCTTAAAAGGGAAAGAGTCCTCATCGAATAGGACATGGCGAGACAAGTAAATTCGTCTTGTGGACAATTCCAAACATTTGTAGCCTTGGTGATTCAGTGAATAACCTAAGAAAACACAAGCTTTTGATTTTGGTTGCAGTTTATGTTGTGTGTATGGGACTAACCATGGAAAACATCGACAACCAAACACTTTCAACATGtcatactttggaactcttttaaACAACTTCTCATAAGGTGACATATTGGATAAAAGTTTTGTTGGCATGCGATTTATCAGGTACGTAGCGGTAGAACAAGCATCAAACCAAAACTGATTAGGAACGTGAGATTGAGAAAGCATAACTATACTGGTTTCAACAATATGGCGATGTTTCCTTTCTGCAAGtccattttgttcaggatgttTGGGGCAGGAAAAACGTTGTGAAATCCCACTGTCAGAAAGAAACTGTTGAAAAACACGACTTTTATATTCCCCCCCTTCATCACATTGAAAGGTTTTAATGGCAAGATTAAACATGTTCTCGACAGTGGCtttaaattttacaaatatctcaaaaacttcacttttatttttcatgggaAAAATCCAAGAATACCTAGAGTAGTCATCCACAAACAACACATAGTAACGAAAATTTTCATTAGAAATAACGGGAGAAGACCAGACATCAGAGTGCAGAAGTTCCAATGGAGACGTAGAAACAGACTCGGACAAATTGAAAGGTAACTTTTTACTCTTTCCTAAGGGACATGACTCACAAAAGCTTACATGAGGAGGACCATGAAGTGGTACTAGTttattggaaattaaaaacttaattattgaGTTGGCAGGATGACCAAGTCTAGCATGCCATTTTTGCACTGAACACCGTACCCCTACCAAGGCTGACATTGAAGACTGGAACCGTCCACTGCCATTTGGAAATGGGTATAACccattctcacatctccctCGAAAAAGCGTCTTCCGAGTCTTGAGGTccttaacaagaaaaaaatatggGAAGATTAGCAGGTAGCAATTGTTGTCTAAAGTAAACCTATGAGCAGATATGATGTTTTGAGAAGCAGTGGGGCAGTGAAGAACATCATtcaaatcaaaagaacaagCTTTAGTATTTAGTTGTTGGAAACCAAAATGAGAAATAGGAATGCCAGAATCATTACCTACACCTCCAATAGTTTCATTACCAGTGTACTCTTTGGGATTAACCAAATTTTGAAGGTCAGGAGTGACATGTGCATTCGCACCACTGTCTAACAGCCAGGTACCATTGGATTGCTTGTTGAGAGTAATAGGCGAGGAGGACATGGCTGTGAGTTTGTGAGCAGGAATCCGACCTTCATAAGCAGAATTCATCCTTTGGAAGCAATCAAGCGCAGGATGACCTGGTTTGCCACATATTTGGCAAATAATACGCTCACCAGAAAACGAGGATTTCTCACCATTAAACTGCTGGTTGCGCTGATTGGTGGGATTGCGGGGATTGTTGCCACGCTGATTTGACAGAGAAGCACGGGTGAAGGAAGACATTCCTCTTCCATTCCCACGCGATCGTCCACCACCACGTCCTCTAGTGGCAACGAAGGCGTTGACAGGTGCAGGTGCAGCCAAGGAATTATTCTGATCCACCATTCGTCGTTCAGTTGTCAACAGAAGTGCCTCAAGGGTGGGATAGGTGATCGGGGTATCCCTAGCTTGAGCAGCACTTACTGTCATCTCAAATGCAGGTCCTAGATTGTTCAACACAATCTGCACGAGTTCATCATCACTGACCGGTTGACCCGCGAGAGCAAGATTATCAGCAATCGCATTCATGCAATCCAGGTAATCTGCAACTGAAAGATTACCTTTCTTTGTCTGCAGCAACTCATTCCGCAGGAACAAAATTCTGTTCTGAGAAGTGGAGGCATACCTTTGCTCTAAAGCTTCCCAAGTGGCACGCGCAGTTCTCTTGCTTGCCACAGTAGCTAAAACAGACGCTGTCAAGGAGCCATTTATCCAACTCAAGATCATTTGATCTTGTTGAATCCACGCACTGTATGCAGGATTGACAGTGGTAGCACCAGGCAAGTTTTTTGGAGGGCACACCAAAGTACCATCAACATACCCCAGCAGATCTCTACTTTTGAGAATTGGGAGAATTTGAGCCAACCACAGTGGGTAGTTGGTTCTGTCAAGCTTGATATTAACAATAGTGGAAAACGGATGAAACTGATTGGTGGTAGGTGGGTTGGTGGAAGAACTGACATTGTTTTCAGCCATTGAAGcgtgggaaaaaaaaacaaacaaacaggatcTAGTCGTTAGACAATGAGAGGCTCAATACCATGTAATAATTTCTGATCTTAATTATAATACTTCAAAATCTCCCCCTTTCCAAGCCTTACGGGAAGGCTTTTATATGTACATCACATTAACAACTTTACATATTAAATTACTAGGTGACAGCATGTACACCCATCCCTCAGCACTATCTATACACCTTTACATATTAAACTACACACACATGCAGCAGCACCATCTGCTGTCTTCTGACAGCAGCTTTAGCAGTAACCAAGCACGCATGGGAATACCAAGCACGCATGGGAATACTTCGGACAGCACACATGCACCTGCACATTCCTTCCTGCTGTTCATGAGTCAGTAAATGCTTGCTGTGCTGTCTGTACAGTTTGGCCTGCTGTCCTTCTTCCAATACTTGGGTTAACAAGAACAGCTTGAGCTTGACTTCGTCTAACACAGACTTGTTTCGTCgccttttcttctcttcttttcatttttttagtattttacgTAAACGCCGGCGCTTTGTCTTCGATCCATTTGGACTCATGCTTTCTTCCGGTGATGAAACTGATGTGCAAAATCTTCTTTCGCTGGTCGCAGCGCTTTCTAAtcgagatatatatatatatatatatcgcgagagagagagagagagagagagagatcaagtGTTCTTCATAAAAAGCCTTTTTCTAAACGATTTCCTTGCGGCACAGGTTACGTATGCCCTTGATGATCGAAAACGCTTATGTGCCATGCATTAATTTATTATTACCATAAAAAAACTCATTTtaatctttaaaaaaatatgagttttagactataaccttgtgtaagattaaaatccaattttagtccctagtacatttaatcatctacagctaatttattagttatattttgatgttttatttatctttttattcctattttaatgtattaattacatttaattttcattttcatttcattcatcataatatattttaatgtctacatttaggcaactaatttttttataatatatattccaataacaattttgtatgttcttcatttaggtacattaatatatttgaatattttggtatatccatcgatacaaacatataggtacattaattcaatataatgcattttggtacacacatttgaGTACTAacttttaggtacattaattcaatatactatatttcggtacatacatttcagtaTTGACATTaaaataatacattttggtacttGCATTTaagttcattataatatattaaaacaatcatgtaggtacaaatatttcggtacaaaaaaatcaattttatatatttcggCACAGTTATGTacacttatgtatttatatatttttgtatcacaaatttcttttaatattttctcatttatgttcatttataattaaagaactaaatatgtgcatattaataaaattaaaatttaatgtgaagagataaataaaaatacacattaaaaaacataattgaacataaattttgataaaagtacaCTTCAAGGAATTAAATTGAACATGTAATCTAGCACtaggttttttttaaaattttgttattacACATTAAGGAAAAATACACACTGATCAGACTGTACAAAGTACAATTTAAGAGAGGTTGAAATTTATACAGACTGGTCTTTCTCTCTTTCGTTCATCTTCAAGCGCTAACTCTGTTGTCTTCACTTTTCAACTTATGTTCCATTACATTTCTCTTCAACTTTAGCAGACTggtctttctctttttcttctttctctatcTTCAGTTTTGCCTCTTCCTCTGCCTTTGATTTTGCTTCTTCCTCGGCCTTCACTCTTGCCTCCTCCTTCGCAGCCTCGAGAGCTTCGATCAAGCTCTTCAAACAAGATTCAGCATCCTGTATAACAGACTTAGGCATCAAGTTCTCAGCGACATCAGCAGGAATCATACTGGTTTCGCCCAACAAACGCGCAATCGTTTCAAACAACTCATgtgaatccaaatccaaataattCATGGCAAGCACTTTGAATGCTTCGAAGCAGCAGTAGGACAACTCTATGTGTTTGTCCATCCTTCCTCTTCTAATGAGCGCAGGATCAAGTTTCTCCACATAATTAGTCGTAAACACAATCAGCCTCTCCCCTCCACAAGCTGACCAAATCCCATCAATAAAGTTTAGCAGCCCCGAAAGAGTCACCTTGCTCGGTGTCTTTTCTTGATCTTCCCTCATTTTTCGAAATGGATCCTTATTTTCTTCCTTGTCCTCCTCATCCTTCTCCTTCTTTCGCTGTCCTGTAAGATCAAGCGAGCAATCAATGTCCTCAATCACAATTATAGACTTACTCGGTGTGTCAATCAGTAGCTTCCTCAGCTCAGTGTTGTCCTTCACCGTCGTTAACTCAAGATCATAGACATCATAATCCATGAGATTAGACATGGCAGCAATCATGGTAGTCTTTCCAGTGCCTGGTGGCCCGTAAAGGAGATAACCCCGCTTCCAAGCCTTCCCGATTTTCTCATAGTATGTCTTTCCCTTGCTGAACTTGATGAGGTCACTGATGATTTCCTCCTTCATTTTCGGGTCCATTGCTAGGGTTTCAAATGTTGCCGGGTGCTCAAACACTACGTGGCTCCACTTTGTCCCCCTGTAGGAATGCCAATTCTGTGCAGGATTGTTAATGTAGAGCTTTCGTTGCCTGTTGCTCACCGATATCGCCTTCCCTTCTTTTAGCACATGATCAAGGTAAGACCCCGTGATGATATCTCGATGGCGTTTGTGGAACGTCAGCCTATAATGTTTCTTCTCATCAGCCTGAGGATTCAAAGAAAATGAAGTCTGATTCACCGGTTGTTtcctcaaaacccaaaaaagctTAACGCCTTGAAATTCATCGGTCACTTCTTCATTGTCATCCAT encodes:
- the LOC137709478 gene encoding AAA-ATPase ASD, mitochondrial-like, with the protein product MMGEMWAQTGSVIASVMFVAAIFQQYLPRQLRYPVERYTRKLVSFVYPYIQITFDEFTNDFRKRSEIYATIQSYLSAKCSTRAKRLKAHDVKDSKSLVLGMDDNEEVTDEFQGVKLFWVLRKQPVNQTSFSLNPQADEKKHYRLTFHKRHRDIITGSYLDHVLKEGKAISVSNRQRKLYINNPAQNWHSYRGTKWSHVVFEHPATFETLAMDPKMKEEIISDLIKFSKGKTYYEKIGKAWKRGYLLYGPPGTGKTTMIAAMSNLMDYDVYDLELTTVKDNTELRKLLIDTPSKSIIVIEDIDCSLDLTGQRKKEKDEEDKEENKDPFRKMREDQEKTPSKVTLSGLLNFIDGIWSACGGERLIVFTTNYVEKLDPALIRRGRMDKHIELSYCCFEAFKVLAMNYLDLDSHELFETIARLLGETSMIPADVAENLMPKSVIQDAESCLKSLIEALEAAKEEARVKAEEEAKSKAEEEAKLKIEKEEKEKDQSAKVEEKCNGT